The following DNA comes from Acidobacteriota bacterium.
TTCGGCTATCAAGGTTTCCGGTCAGCTCGTCGGCCAGCACCAATCGAGGCTGATTCACCAGGGCTCGGGCGATGGCAACCCGCTGCTGCTCGCCTCCCGACAACTCCCCCGGACGATGATGCATCCGGGCTTCCAGACCCACCAGGGCAAGCATTTCCCTCCCTGTCCGTTCGCCCCGGTAGGCGCCGGAAATCCTTTGCGGCATGCTGACGTTCTCCAGCGCCGAGAATTCGGGAAGCAGATTGTGAAACTGAAAGACAAATCCCACCGAGGATCTCCGGAATCGTGCCAGGCCTTCGGCGTCCAGGCCCTGAAGGTCATCGCCCCCGAATCGGACCGACCCGCATGTGGGACGGTCCAAGGCACCCAGGATATGGAGCAGCGTGCTCTTGCCGGAACCCGACTGGCCGACCACCGCAACCAATTCACCCGGACTGACCGTCAGGTCCAGCCCCTTCAGCACTTCCAGGCGCTGGCCCGGCATGAAATAGAACTTGTCCAGACCCCGGACTTCAACGGCAGGTGGGGAGCCCCGGG
Coding sequences within:
- a CDS encoding ABC transporter ATP-binding protein — encoded protein: MPGQRLEVLKGLDLTVSPGELVAVVGQSGSGKSTLLHILGALDRPTCGSVRFGGDDLQGLDAEGLARFRRSSVGFVFQFHNLLPEFSALENVSMPQRISGAYRGERTGREMLALVGLEARMHHRPGELSGGEQQRVAIARALVNQPRLVLADELTGNLDSRTGTRVFELFREIQRDKKHTSIVVTHNARIATKCDRILKLENGSLEAVSGTHV